A genomic region of Campylobacter corcagiensis contains the following coding sequences:
- a CDS encoding ComEA family DNA-binding protein — protein sequence MKKLLLFLVFSFSMLFGAVNINTASKEELMTLKGIGEGKAKAIIEYREKNKFDKPEDIKNVFSHLKWDGFVYKMGIFNFKRLSLAAKFPILNAKKDFKFYD from the coding sequence ATGAAAAAGTTACTACTATTTTTAGTATTTAGTTTTTCAATGTTATTTGGAGCTGTTAATATAAATACAGCATCAAAAGAGGAGCTTATGACTTTAAAAGGTATAGGTGAGGGTAAAGCTAAGGCTATAATTGAATATAGAGAGAAAAATAAATTTGATAAGCCTGAAGACATTAAAAATGTATTCTCGCATTTAAAATGGGACGGATTTGTATATAAAATGGGAATTTTCAATTTTAAACGCTTAAGCTTAGCAGCAAAATTTCCCATTTTAAATGCAAAAAAAGACTTTAAATTTTATGATTAA
- a CDS encoding S24 family peptidase: MIKECYKQDNELFLVSYNPTYTPVRYLIYECKIVGMFVGIIRGRGKLKVTIKHL; this comes from the coding sequence ATGATAAAGGAGTGCTATAAGCAAGATAATGAACTTTTTTTAGTGTCTTACAACCCTACATACACACCAGTAAGATATCTTATATATGAGTGTAAAATCGTTGGTATGTTTGTTGGAATTATAAGAGGTAGAGGGAAGTTAAAAGTTACTATAAAGCATCTTTAA